In Dehalococcoidia bacterium, a single genomic region encodes these proteins:
- a CDS encoding CoA pyrophosphatase: protein METTPFFQRLHASLHPPGALTIPDEGLAPSAVLLVLYSKEGLPHLLLNRRTDLVAHHKGEMCFPGGAAAPEDKDLLATALRETQEEMGIHPADVQVLGALPWVRTRSRFAIFPFVGIIPYPYPFRPSPVEIAEVVELPVPALLDPTILRHETHVDNGRVEQHLSYAYRGRVVYGATARILTAFLTIASQALGREPPWTGTHRSP, encoded by the coding sequence ATGGAGACTACCCCCTTCTTCCAGCGTCTGCACGCCTCTTTGCACCCCCCCGGGGCCCTGACCATCCCCGATGAGGGGCTGGCCCCCTCGGCGGTGCTCCTGGTGCTCTATAGCAAAGAGGGCCTGCCCCACTTGCTCCTGAACAGGCGCACCGACCTGGTCGCTCACCACAAGGGGGAGATGTGCTTCCCCGGCGGGGCCGCCGCCCCCGAGGATAAGGACCTGCTGGCCACCGCCCTCCGAGAGACCCAGGAGGAGATGGGGATCCATCCCGCCGATGTGCAGGTGCTGGGGGCCTTGCCCTGGGTGCGCACCCGCTCCCGCTTCGCCATCTTCCCCTTTGTGGGGATCATCCCCTACCCGTACCCCTTCCGCCCCAGCCCGGTGGAGATCGCCGAGGTGGTGGAACTCCCCGTGCCTGCCCTCCTGGACCCGACCATTCTGCGCCACGAAACCCATGTGGACAACGGACGGGTGGAACAGCACCTCTCCTATGCCTACCGTGGGCGGGTGGTCTATGGGGCCACCGCCCGCATCCTAACCGCCTTCCTGACCATCGCCAGCCAAGCCCTGGGAAGGGAGCCACCATGGACGGGCACACACCGCTCACCCTGA
- a CDS encoding NAD(P)/FAD-dependent oxidoreductase, translated as MRVGIIGGGAAGLAAAYELVRQGHQAVVFERATFLGGQASTFTVGGARLERGYHHLFTSDVDMVWLIREVGLGQRLAWIPSKVGLFYGGRIWNFTTPTDLLRFAPLTLPQRLRLGLISLSLQRYRNWRALEPYTATQRLPRLVGQRPYEVVWEPLLRGKFGRHYQEIGLAWFWGKIALRFASRGRLMAQERLGYPMGSFGEVFDIVGEQVTKHGGQVHLATAVRRVLVDGERAVGLEVDSPNGTRQEAFDAIIATVPSFIFPRLVPSLPSAYLERLTGVTYLAAVLIVLVLRRPLSSIYWLNIADRSIPFVAIIEHTNYIPPQHYGGKHIVYISNYLDKNDPLARMSHHELLETYLPHLRRLNPAFDPSWIEESYYHREEAAQPIITTHYSRRIPSHRTPIKGLYLANTTQIYPEDRGTNYSVRLGRKVARMLLKDYGLPVQGKLPRPAIPDSITSAEEWA; from the coding sequence ATGCGCGTGGGCATCATCGGCGGGGGGGCGGCGGGGCTGGCAGCCGCTTACGAACTGGTGCGCCAGGGCCACCAGGCGGTGGTCTTTGAGCGGGCCACCTTCCTGGGGGGGCAGGCCAGCACCTTCACTGTGGGCGGGGCGCGCTTGGAGCGGGGCTACCACCACCTGTTCACCAGCGATGTGGACATGGTGTGGCTCATCCGGGAGGTGGGCCTGGGCCAGCGGTTGGCGTGGATTCCGTCTAAAGTGGGCCTGTTCTATGGAGGGCGCATCTGGAACTTCACCACCCCCACAGACCTTCTGCGCTTCGCCCCCCTGACCCTTCCGCAACGCCTGCGCCTGGGCCTCATCAGCCTCTCTCTGCAACGCTATCGCAACTGGCGCGCCCTGGAACCCTACACCGCCACCCAGCGCCTCCCCCGCTTGGTGGGGCAACGCCCCTACGAGGTGGTGTGGGAGCCCCTCCTACGGGGCAAGTTCGGGCGCCACTACCAGGAGATCGGCCTGGCCTGGTTCTGGGGGAAAATCGCCTTGCGCTTCGCCTCCCGAGGGCGGTTGATGGCCCAGGAGCGCCTGGGCTACCCCATGGGCAGTTTCGGGGAGGTGTTTGACATCGTGGGGGAGCAGGTTACAAAGCACGGGGGGCAGGTGCACCTGGCCACCGCCGTGCGCCGCGTGCTAGTGGACGGGGAGCGGGCCGTGGGGCTGGAGGTGGACTCCCCCAACGGTACACGCCAAGAGGCCTTTGACGCTATTATCGCCACAGTGCCGTCCTTCATCTTCCCCCGTTTGGTGCCATCTTTGCCCTCGGCATACCTGGAGCGCCTGACAGGTGTTACCTACCTGGCGGCCGTGCTGATCGTCCTGGTGCTGCGGCGTCCCCTCTCCTCTATCTACTGGCTCAACATCGCCGACCGGAGCATCCCCTTTGTGGCGATCATTGAGCACACCAACTACATCCCCCCGCAGCACTACGGGGGGAAACACATCGTCTACATCTCCAACTACCTGGACAAAAACGACCCTCTGGCGCGTATGAGCCACCACGAGTTGCTGGAGACCTATCTGCCCCACCTGCGCCGCCTCAACCCCGCTTTTGACCCATCCTGGATTGAGGAGAGCTACTACCATCGGGAGGAGGCCGCCCAGCCCATCATTACCACCCACTACTCCCGCCGCATCCCGTCCCATCGCACGCCCATCAAAGGTCTCTACCTGGCCAACACCACCCAGATTTACCCCGAGGACCGGGGGACCAACTACAGCGTGCGCCTGGGGCGGAAAGTGGCCCGCATGCTTCTGAAGGACTACGGCCTGCCCGTGCAGGGGAAGTTGCCCCGTCCAGCCATCCCCGACAGCATCACCTCGGCCGAAGAGTGGGCCTGA
- a CDS encoding flippase-like domain-containing protein codes for MLRAPRFWLGIGGSLLFLGLFLWRADIPQMLHALRQANYWYVLPGVGLYFVALWFRTLRWRVILHPLGRPSLGRLWTVLTVGYMANNLLPVRLGELVRSYFLWEKERISATSALATIVVERVFDGLTLLLLALLMWSFMPMATILQSLGAQTGINWLVLTLGLSVPFFVAVGVLVVVALFPKGTVRGLLAVGRGLPPRLRTPALGLGIRFLNGLAVLKSPQRWGMILGLSLPVWLAEASMFAVIGVGFGLEGELGGWGALGAAMVLTVVVANLALSIPSTGGGVGPFEFFAAATLTILGAPASSAAAFALVAHMALLVPVILLGLIYLWAENISLMRLARESQRPEMVISSARSSEGRG; via the coding sequence ATGCTCCGTGCCCCCCGCTTTTGGTTAGGCATCGGGGGGAGCCTGCTGTTCCTTGGGTTGTTCCTCTGGCGGGCCGACATTCCCCAGATGCTCCATGCCCTGCGCCAGGCCAACTACTGGTATGTGCTCCCGGGAGTGGGGCTGTATTTTGTGGCCCTCTGGTTCCGCACCCTGCGCTGGCGGGTTATCCTGCACCCTTTGGGGCGTCCCTCCCTGGGGCGTCTGTGGACGGTGCTGACGGTGGGCTATATGGCCAACAACCTCTTACCTGTGCGCTTGGGAGAACTGGTGCGGTCCTACTTCCTTTGGGAGAAGGAGCGCATCAGCGCCACCTCCGCCCTGGCCACCATCGTGGTGGAGCGGGTGTTTGATGGCCTGACTCTGCTCCTGTTGGCCCTGCTGATGTGGTCGTTTATGCCCATGGCCACCATCCTGCAATCCCTGGGCGCCCAGACGGGCATCAATTGGCTGGTGCTGACCCTGGGGCTGAGCGTTCCCTTTTTCGTGGCGGTGGGGGTGCTGGTCGTGGTGGCGTTATTCCCCAAGGGCACGGTCAGGGGGCTGCTCGCCGTGGGCCGTGGGCTCCCCCCCCGTTTGCGGACCCCCGCCTTGGGCCTCGGGATACGCTTCCTCAACGGCCTGGCGGTGCTCAAAAGCCCTCAGCGGTGGGGCATGATCCTCGGCCTCTCCCTGCCCGTGTGGCTGGCCGAGGCGTCCATGTTTGCGGTCATCGGCGTGGGCTTTGGTCTGGAGGGGGAGTTGGGGGGATGGGGCGCGTTAGGGGCGGCTATGGTGCTCACCGTGGTGGTGGCCAACTTGGCCTTATCCATCCCCTCCACGGGGGGTGGTGTGGGGCCTTTCGAGTTCTTCGCCGCCGCCACCTTGACCATCTTGGGTGCCCCGGCCAGTAGCGCGGCGGCTTTCGCCTTGGTCGCCCACATGGCGCTCCTGGTCCCGGTAATCCTTCTGGGGCTGATCTACCTGTGGGCGGAGAACATCTCCCTAATGCGCCTGGCTCGGGAGAGCCAACGCCCCGAGATGGTGATCTCCTCGGCACGAAGCAGTGAAGGCAGGGGGTAG
- a CDS encoding VWA domain-containing protein, with protein MDGHTPLTLTQISLDLQRYPPAVLEEYTRALGEMSRMANGERLLWWARHGLALAQQAPRSWEAAAEYFKASPTVLPVLTWEQFPLWAQGGYDLCQQSPSMAVAYFRAGPASVPHIRPSRIPQWVSLGQRFYKGTWKSTALAVRFFEASPSLLASLPFPDLERFVAFLERLTTRSYDLATECLVLGEEVFPKIGEHRDAFVALLSALSETASWREVKACFEAAARALPRLERSQRGRFLRLAECLAKSGYANLSTFLLEASEALAQVDASAHATLLGMAEALQAVAPEALPDFLKNAPAVLERITLPQMEAWFAEGVRLLRTHKEAGLAYFRLETVRAEQVLEALSSAVELGRVKDLMRLYCRALAGSQVEIASSQELVQKGIGWVDKEKPTTEGTTVYLPPLADRYPSKAENFAWYKVIATHQVAHLEFGSFTFAYHRPSTCFKDLRPTLKPPSLPTQEAWLTDMQRFFALFPEKRLALDIFTVLEDGRLDARVKREYAGIRTPYQRVQEDSLAQRPPLESLPAREALVELLVRLTLQQYRLPTPFPYLKEARALARLVRILTRPATTVEDTAEATLRAYAIISRVPNEHLPQEQWQEQDYNQEQEEQEQQEDTSLHQVLQSLSPQDRPERQPHEQPYQSPKQVDYRGEFKPELVQLLAKLKQTGEQRQNQSASDAITRELLEQLLKESAELEAEQGNISQTVGMFANNLMREAGIAQPPPVPAFGQGPLMHIDDEGGPLETTEPHTYLYDEWDFRAGDYKPRWCMVREKSMAEGDTAFWDQTLQTYAALVNQVRKQFELVVPETFRKIKRLKDGEEFDLDAVLEAMVDRRAGLTPSEKVYWRRNKVERDVAVVFVLDMSASTAEAIEESKQESWDAPDDPVEYMLWLRTRRGEHPRRTYKRIIDLEKESLVILIQALQTLGDQYGIYGFSGYGRENVEFYAIKDIKEAFGDCVKRRIDKISPLHATRMGPAIRHAITKLEAVEAKTKVLFLLSDGRPQDRGYSREGVEKEYAVHDTHKALLEAKQKNIIPFCLTVDKNGHDYLKTMCADIGYEVLADIYSLPQRLPFLYRRLTV; from the coding sequence ATGGACGGGCACACACCGCTCACCCTGACGCAGATTTCCTTAGACCTCCAACGTTACCCCCCGGCCGTGCTGGAGGAATACACCCGCGCCCTGGGGGAGATGAGCCGGATGGCTAATGGGGAGCGCCTCCTGTGGTGGGCACGGCACGGCCTCGCCCTGGCCCAGCAAGCCCCCCGCTCCTGGGAGGCCGCCGCCGAGTACTTCAAAGCCAGCCCCACCGTGCTCCCCGTGCTCACCTGGGAGCAGTTCCCCCTCTGGGCACAAGGGGGCTATGACCTCTGCCAGCAGTCCCCGTCCATGGCCGTCGCCTACTTCCGCGCCGGGCCGGCCAGTGTCCCCCACATCCGCCCCTCCCGCATCCCCCAATGGGTAAGTCTGGGCCAGCGCTTCTACAAGGGCACCTGGAAATCTACCGCCTTGGCGGTGCGCTTCTTTGAGGCCAGCCCCTCCCTTCTGGCGTCTCTCCCCTTCCCCGACCTGGAGCGGTTCGTGGCCTTCCTGGAGCGCCTTACCACCCGCTCCTACGATTTAGCCACCGAGTGTCTGGTTCTCGGGGAGGAGGTGTTCCCCAAGATAGGGGAGCATCGGGATGCTTTCGTAGCCCTCCTCTCCGCCCTCTCGGAGACGGCCTCTTGGCGAGAGGTGAAGGCCTGCTTTGAGGCGGCCGCCCGCGCCCTGCCTCGCCTGGAGAGGTCCCAACGGGGGCGTTTCCTGCGCCTGGCCGAATGCCTGGCCAAGAGCGGGTATGCCAACCTCTCCACCTTCCTGCTGGAGGCCTCGGAGGCCCTGGCCCAGGTGGACGCCTCCGCCCACGCCACCCTGCTGGGTATGGCCGAGGCCCTCCAGGCAGTGGCCCCGGAGGCCCTCCCCGACTTTCTCAAGAACGCCCCCGCAGTGCTGGAGCGCATCACCCTCCCCCAGATGGAGGCGTGGTTTGCCGAGGGGGTGCGCCTGCTGCGCACCCACAAAGAGGCCGGCCTGGCCTACTTCCGCCTGGAGACCGTCCGCGCCGAGCAGGTGCTGGAGGCCCTCTCCTCGGCCGTAGAACTGGGGCGGGTCAAAGACCTTATGCGCCTGTACTGTCGCGCTCTGGCCGGCTCCCAGGTGGAAATCGCCTCCTCCCAGGAACTGGTTCAGAAGGGCATCGGCTGGGTGGACAAAGAGAAGCCCACCACCGAGGGCACCACTGTCTACCTGCCCCCCCTGGCCGACCGCTACCCCAGCAAGGCCGAAAACTTCGCCTGGTATAAAGTCATCGCCACCCACCAGGTGGCCCACTTGGAGTTCGGCAGTTTCACCTTCGCCTATCACCGCCCCTCCACCTGCTTCAAAGACCTACGCCCCACTCTCAAGCCCCCCTCCCTCCCAACCCAAGAGGCCTGGCTCACCGATATGCAGCGCTTCTTCGCCCTCTTTCCGGAAAAGCGCCTGGCCCTGGATATCTTCACCGTGCTGGAGGACGGGCGCCTGGACGCCCGGGTCAAACGGGAATACGCCGGCATCCGCACCCCCTACCAGCGGGTGCAGGAGGACTCCCTGGCCCAACGCCCCCCTCTGGAGAGCCTGCCCGCCCGGGAGGCCCTGGTGGAACTGCTGGTGCGCTTGACCCTTCAGCAGTATCGCCTCCCGACCCCCTTTCCGTACCTGAAGGAGGCCCGTGCCCTGGCCCGCCTGGTCCGCATCCTGACCCGTCCCGCCACCACGGTGGAGGACACCGCCGAAGCCACCCTCCGCGCCTATGCCATCATCTCCCGCGTCCCCAACGAGCACCTCCCCCAGGAGCAGTGGCAGGAGCAGGACTACAACCAGGAGCAGGAGGAGCAGGAGCAGCAGGAAGACACCTCCCTCCACCAGGTGCTCCAAAGCCTCTCCCCCCAGGATCGCCCCGAGCGCCAGCCCCACGAACAGCCCTATCAATCCCCCAAGCAGGTGGACTATCGGGGCGAGTTCAAGCCCGAACTGGTGCAACTGCTGGCCAAACTGAAGCAAACGGGGGAGCAGAGACAAAACCAATCCGCCTCCGACGCCATCACCCGCGAGCTTCTGGAGCAACTGCTCAAGGAGAGCGCCGAACTGGAGGCGGAGCAGGGCAATATCTCCCAAACGGTGGGCATGTTCGCCAACAACCTCATGCGGGAGGCGGGCATCGCCCAACCCCCACCTGTCCCCGCCTTTGGCCAGGGCCCGCTTATGCACATAGACGACGAGGGGGGCCCCCTGGAGACCACCGAGCCCCATACCTACCTCTACGACGAATGGGACTTCCGCGCCGGCGACTATAAGCCCCGGTGGTGCATGGTGCGGGAGAAGAGCATGGCCGAAGGGGATACGGCCTTCTGGGACCAGACCCTTCAGACCTACGCCGCTTTGGTGAACCAGGTGCGCAAGCAGTTTGAACTGGTGGTGCCCGAGACCTTCCGCAAGATTAAGCGCTTGAAGGACGGGGAGGAGTTTGACCTGGACGCAGTGCTGGAGGCGATGGTGGACCGGCGCGCCGGCCTCACCCCCTCGGAAAAGGTTTACTGGCGACGCAATAAGGTGGAGCGGGATGTGGCGGTGGTGTTCGTGTTGGATATGAGCGCCTCCACCGCCGAGGCGATTGAGGAGAGCAAACAGGAGTCCTGGGACGCCCCCGACGACCCGGTGGAGTATATGCTATGGCTCCGCACCCGCCGCGGGGAGCACCCCCGCCGCACCTATAAGCGCATCATAGACCTGGAGAAGGAGAGCCTGGTCATCCTGATCCAGGCCCTTCAGACCCTGGGCGACCAGTATGGCATCTACGGCTTTTCGGGCTACGGGCGGGAGAACGTGGAGTTTTACGCCATCAAGGACATCAAGGAGGCCTTCGGCGACTGCGTGAAACGGCGCATCGACAAGATATCCCCCCTCCACGCCACCCGCATGGGACCCGCCATCCGCCACGCCATCACCAAACTGGAAGCCGTGGAGGCCAAGACCAAGGTGCTGTTCCTCCTGAGCGACGGCCGCCCCCAGGACCGGGGCTATAGCCGAGAGGGCGTGGAGAAAGAATACGCTGTCCACGACACCCACAAGGCCCTGTTAGAGGCCAAGCAGAAGAACATCATCCCCTTCTGCCTCACAGTGGACAAGAACGGGCACGACTACCTCAAGACCATGTGCGCCGACATCGGCTACGAGGTGCTGGCGGACATCTACTCCTTGCCCCAGCGTTTGCCCTTCCTGTATCGCCGGCTCACTGTTTAG